A genomic segment from Janthinobacterium sp. 64 encodes:
- a CDS encoding C13 family peptidase gives MTATLRASLRPYTLAGLLVFAALGMPPLCAAPAKAPAAETADGGRYFGPLVAGKMHGQGRLEYASGAFYAGGFARGVFSGQGMLRQASGVEYTGAFRQGAFDGIGRYTSPKGEIYAGSFVKGSFEGQGRFQGADGATFEGHFKHWRPHGAGKLTDTDGTVFEGDFVQGQVQGKATVTTSDGIHYEGELKDWKFEGTGVLRTADGDEYRGGFKNGQFDGKGVLRYAVAQADGRREDSGNWMEGQLDDPAADKLTRDNIELALYNQRTLLDGALARIAPRDAAKKINLYLLGVAGDGAQEVFHRETAFVQRQFDRDYGTTGRSLMLVNSRNTVAQQPMATRTSIAASLDALGAKMDKANDILFLFLTSHGSPEHELALAQNGMDLHSLPAQELASMLKHSGIRWKVIVVSACYAGGFIAPLKDDNTLIITAARSDRTSFGCDDQNDFTYFSEAYFKESLPKSAGFAEAFEQAKVLVQAREAADFREGGMEAEEHSEPQLFQGRAIAAQLKAWRAQPR, from the coding sequence ATGACCGCCACGCTACGCGCCTCGCTTCGCCCCTATACCCTCGCCGGCCTGCTGGTCTTTGCCGCGCTGGGCATGCCGCCGCTGTGCGCCGCGCCTGCCAAGGCGCCGGCGGCGGAGACGGCCGATGGCGGACGCTATTTCGGCCCCCTCGTCGCAGGCAAGATGCATGGCCAGGGCCGGCTCGAATACGCGAGCGGCGCGTTTTACGCAGGGGGCTTCGCGCGAGGCGTGTTTTCCGGCCAGGGCATGCTGCGCCAGGCCTCCGGCGTCGAGTACACGGGCGCCTTCCGCCAGGGCGCCTTCGACGGCATCGGCCGCTACACCTCGCCCAAGGGCGAAATCTATGCAGGCAGCTTCGTCAAGGGCAGCTTCGAGGGGCAAGGCCGCTTTCAGGGCGCCGATGGCGCCACTTTCGAAGGCCACTTCAAACACTGGCGCCCGCACGGCGCCGGCAAGCTGACCGACACGGACGGTACCGTCTTTGAAGGCGACTTCGTCCAGGGCCAGGTGCAGGGCAAGGCCACCGTCACCACCAGCGACGGCATCCACTACGAAGGCGAGCTGAAAGACTGGAAATTCGAAGGTACTGGCGTGCTGCGCACGGCCGACGGCGACGAATACCGGGGCGGCTTCAAGAATGGCCAGTTCGACGGCAAGGGCGTGCTGCGCTACGCCGTGGCGCAGGCGGACGGCCGGCGCGAAGACAGCGGCAACTGGATGGAAGGCCAGCTCGACGACCCGGCCGCAGACAAGCTCACGCGCGACAATATCGAGCTGGCCCTGTACAACCAGCGCACCCTGCTCGACGGCGCCCTGGCCCGCATCGCGCCGCGCGATGCGGCGAAAAAAATCAATCTGTATTTGCTGGGCGTGGCCGGCGATGGCGCGCAGGAAGTGTTTCACCGCGAAACGGCCTTCGTGCAGCGCCAGTTCGACCGCGATTACGGCACCACGGGCCGCTCCTTGATGCTGGTCAACAGCCGCAACACGGTGGCGCAGCAACCGATGGCCACGCGCACCAGCATCGCCGCCAGCCTCGACGCCCTGGGCGCGAAGATGGACAAGGCCAACGACATCCTGTTTTTGTTCCTCACCAGCCACGGCTCGCCCGAACACGAACTGGCGCTGGCGCAAAACGGCATGGACTTGCACAGCCTGCCCGCGCAGGAACTGGCGTCCATGCTCAAGCACAGCGGCATCCGCTGGAAAGTCATCGTCGTTTCGGCCTGCTATGCGGGCGGCTTCATCGCGCCCTTAAAAGATGACAATACCCTCATCATCACGGCCGCGCGCAGCGACCGCACCTCGTTCGGCTGCGACGACCAGAACGATTTTACGTATTTCAGCGAAGCGTACTTCAAGGAATCCTTGCCCAAGAGCGCAGGCTTTGCCGAAGCGTTCGAGCAAGCCAAGGTGCTGGTGCAGGCGCGCGAGGCGGCCGATTTCCGCGAAGGCGGCATGGAGGCGGAAGAGCATTCCGAGCCGCAACTGTTCCAGGGCAGGGCCATCGCCGCGCAACTGAAGGCGTGGCGCGCCCAGCCACGTTAA
- a CDS encoding TolC family protein: protein MYRFIFLLSAGLLAGNFAHAQSSVEPAAPLTLPAALALAEGGNATLSAARHELAAQGGALQQARALPNPELQTVLEDTRRATRSTTVQLNQLIELGGKRGARAAVAQRGADLAQAGLSLQQADTRAAVTSAFVDVLAAQEGLRLADSAQALAARASDITARRVTAGKASPVEETRARVAEASVRLELNLARSTLASARKRLAALWGNATPRFTLAEGRLETLPELPPASELAARLGQAPAVRQAHSALAQRQAMLDVEQRRATPDVTFSIGMKRSEELGRNQAIIGLALPLPFFDRNAGNKLDALRRSDKASDELAAARIAVQTDVAAAIERLATARLDVESLRQDILPGAQSAYDAASKGFEFGKFAFLDVLDAQRTLLQAKNQYLRALTEAQHAAAEIERLLGAPASL, encoded by the coding sequence ATGTACCGATTCATTTTCTTGCTATCCGCTGGCCTGCTGGCCGGCAACTTTGCCCACGCGCAATCCAGCGTGGAACCCGCCGCGCCCCTGACCTTGCCCGCCGCGCTGGCCCTGGCCGAGGGCGGCAACGCCACCCTGTCGGCCGCCCGCCATGAACTGGCGGCGCAAGGCGGCGCCCTGCAACAGGCGCGCGCCTTGCCCAACCCGGAACTGCAAACCGTGCTGGAAGACACGCGGCGCGCCACGCGCAGCACCACCGTGCAACTGAACCAGTTGATCGAACTGGGCGGCAAGCGCGGGGCGCGCGCGGCCGTCGCCCAGCGCGGCGCAGACCTGGCGCAAGCGGGCCTGTCCCTGCAGCAAGCCGACACGCGCGCCGCCGTCACGTCCGCCTTTGTCGACGTGCTGGCGGCGCAGGAAGGCTTGCGCCTGGCCGACAGCGCGCAGGCGCTGGCCGCGCGCGCCAGCGACATCACGGCCCGACGAGTGACGGCCGGCAAGGCCTCGCCCGTCGAGGAAACCCGCGCCCGTGTCGCCGAAGCGAGCGTGCGGCTGGAGCTGAACCTGGCCCGCAGCACCCTGGCCAGCGCGCGCAAGCGCCTGGCCGCGCTGTGGGGCAATGCCACGCCCCGTTTTACCCTGGCGGAAGGCCGGCTGGAAACCTTGCCCGAGCTGCCCCCGGCCAGCGAACTGGCGGCGCGTCTGGGGCAAGCCCCGGCCGTGCGCCAGGCGCACAGCGCGCTGGCCCAGCGGCAAGCCATGCTCGACGTGGAACAGCGGCGCGCCACGCCCGACGTCACATTCAGCATCGGCATGAAGCGCTCGGAAGAACTGGGCCGCAACCAGGCCATCATCGGCCTGGCCTTGCCGCTGCCTTTTTTCGACCGCAACGCGGGCAACAAGCTCGACGCCCTGCGCCGCAGCGACAAGGCCAGCGACGAGCTGGCCGCCGCCCGCATCGCCGTGCAAACGGACGTGGCCGCCGCTATCGAACGGCTGGCCACGGCACGGCTGGACGTGGAAAGCTTGCGCCAGGACATCTTGCCTGGCGCCCAGAGCGCCTACGACGCGGCCAGCAAGGGTTTCGAGTTCGGCAAGTTCGCCTTCCTCGACGTGCTCGATGCCCAGCGCACCTTGCTGCAAGCCAAAAACCAATACCTGCGCGCGCTGACGGAAGCGCAGCACGCCGCCGCCGAGATCGAGCGCCTGCTGGGCGCCCCCGCTTCCCTGTAA
- the czcI gene encoding cation efflux protein, CzcI family, which translates to MRRFFLILLLFVLPLQMSWAAASAYCLHEEGKAAQHLGHHSHQHKADADKKPVADKADKQSKGQPHSDCNVCHGIGHAWLPAGSSLPTGDMASVNADTSPFFYASHIPDAPKRPDWSSAI; encoded by the coding sequence ATGCGCCGATTCTTCCTCATTTTGCTGCTGTTCGTGCTTCCGCTCCAGATGTCCTGGGCCGCGGCGAGCGCGTATTGCCTGCACGAGGAAGGCAAGGCGGCGCAGCACCTGGGCCACCACAGCCACCAGCACAAGGCGGACGCGGACAAAAAACCCGTGGCCGACAAGGCTGACAAGCAATCCAAAGGCCAGCCGCACAGCGACTGCAACGTCTGCCACGGCATCGGCCATGCATGGCTGCCGGCCGGCTCCAGCCTGCCCACCGGCGACATGGCCTCCGTCAACGCGGACACCTCCCCCTTCTTTTACGCTTCCCACATCCCGGACGCTCCCAAGCGCCCTGACTGGTCGTCGGCCATCTAG